A genomic window from Brevibacillus agri includes:
- a CDS encoding RelA/SpoT family protein, giving the protein MITGIDEVVKKASTYLSQSDLDLITRAYQLAEKAHEGQIRKSGVPYIMHPIAVAGILANLHMDAVTIAAGFLHDVVEDTDVTLDDLREQFGPDVALLVDGVTKLEKIKYKSKEEQLAENHRKMLVAMAQDIRVIMIKLADRLHNMRTLRHMSEEKQREISDETLEIFAPLAHRLGIASVKWELEDTALRYLNPQQYYRIVNLMQKKRVEREAYLNEASDTIREKLGELNIEAEISGRPKHIYSIFKKMTKQNKQFNEIYDLLALRIIVNDIRDCYAVLGIVHTLWKPMPGRFKDYIAMPKTNMYQSLHTTVIGPKGEPLEVQIRTWDMHQTAEIGIAAHWAYKEGKSVVQGSFAEKLGSLREIIEGGSEEAPNAQEFMESLKQDLFSDTVFVFTPKGDVVELPKGSVPLDFSYRIHSAVGNRTIGAKVNGKIVPLDYAMKTGDIVEILTSKHSYGPSQDWLKMAKSAHARNKIKQWFKKEKREENVAKGQQMVEAEIKSRNFDVKEAMTETNLKEAAARFNFQGAEDMFAAVGYGGISASQIATRLLDKLRREREEQNPVIPEIKQNPAHRAQKSESGVKVRGVDNLLVRISRCCTPVPGDQIIGFITRGRGVSVHRKDCPNVLADECSERLIDVEWDTDQKHNFNVEIEITGNDRSGLLNDVLQVVAETKTNIAAVSGKADKNRVATIHMTISISNVDHLLKVVERIKRIKDIYSVRRILST; this is encoded by the coding sequence ATGATTACCGGCATTGATGAGGTAGTAAAAAAAGCAAGCACCTATTTATCACAATCGGATCTGGACCTGATTACTCGCGCCTATCAGTTGGCTGAAAAAGCCCATGAGGGGCAGATCAGAAAATCAGGTGTTCCGTACATCATGCACCCGATTGCCGTGGCAGGGATTCTCGCAAACCTGCACATGGACGCCGTGACGATTGCGGCCGGGTTTTTGCATGATGTGGTGGAAGACACCGACGTTACGCTTGACGATCTCCGGGAACAGTTCGGGCCTGATGTGGCTCTGCTGGTAGATGGGGTAACCAAGCTGGAAAAAATCAAATACAAGTCCAAGGAAGAGCAGCTTGCCGAAAATCACCGCAAGATGCTGGTCGCCATGGCCCAGGACATCCGTGTCATCATGATTAAGCTGGCAGACCGGCTGCACAACATGCGGACGCTGCGGCACATGTCCGAAGAAAAGCAGCGGGAAATTTCCGATGAAACGCTGGAAATTTTCGCGCCGCTTGCCCATCGCCTGGGGATTGCCTCCGTCAAATGGGAGCTGGAGGACACGGCGCTGCGCTATTTGAATCCGCAGCAGTATTACCGGATCGTCAACCTGATGCAAAAAAAGCGGGTGGAGCGAGAGGCTTACCTGAATGAAGCGTCGGACACGATCAGGGAGAAGCTGGGCGAGCTGAATATCGAGGCGGAAATATCGGGGCGTCCCAAGCACATATACAGCATCTTTAAAAAGATGACCAAGCAAAACAAGCAGTTCAACGAAATTTACGATCTGCTGGCGCTGCGCATTATCGTGAACGACATTCGCGATTGCTACGCGGTATTGGGAATCGTCCACACTTTGTGGAAGCCGATGCCTGGCCGCTTCAAGGACTACATCGCGATGCCCAAGACGAACATGTATCAATCGCTGCACACGACGGTGATCGGGCCAAAAGGCGAGCCGCTGGAAGTGCAAATTCGCACATGGGATATGCATCAGACGGCAGAAATCGGGATCGCGGCGCACTGGGCGTACAAGGAAGGCAAAAGTGTCGTGCAAGGCTCGTTTGCCGAGAAGCTGGGCAGCTTGCGCGAGATCATCGAAGGCGGCTCCGAGGAAGCGCCCAACGCCCAGGAGTTCATGGAAAGTCTCAAGCAGGACTTGTTCTCGGATACGGTCTTTGTCTTCACGCCAAAAGGCGATGTCGTGGAGCTGCCAAAAGGCTCCGTGCCGCTCGACTTTTCCTATCGCATTCACTCGGCGGTTGGAAACCGGACGATTGGGGCGAAAGTAAACGGCAAGATTGTCCCGCTCGACTACGCCATGAAAACGGGCGATATCGTCGAGATTCTCACCTCCAAGCATTCGTACGGGCCGAGCCAGGACTGGCTGAAAATGGCCAAGTCCGCCCATGCGCGCAACAAGATCAAGCAGTGGTTCAAAAAAGAAAAGCGGGAAGAAAACGTCGCCAAAGGCCAGCAAATGGTGGAAGCCGAGATCAAGTCGCGCAACTTCGACGTCAAGGAAGCGATGACGGAGACGAACCTGAAGGAAGCGGCGGCGCGCTTTAATTTTCAGGGGGCCGAGGACATGTTTGCGGCAGTCGGCTACGGCGGCATTAGCGCCTCGCAGATTGCCACAAGGCTGCTCGACAAGCTCCGCCGCGAGCGGGAAGAGCAAAATCCGGTCATCCCGGAAATCAAGCAAAATCCGGCCCACCGTGCGCAAAAGAGCGAATCCGGCGTCAAGGTGCGCGGCGTAGACAACCTGCTGGTGCGCATCTCGCGCTGTTGCACGCCGGTTCCAGGCGACCAGATCATCGGCTTTATTACCCGGGGACGCGGGGTGTCTGTGCACAGGAAGGACTGTCCGAACGTGCTGGCAGACGAGTGCTCGGAGCGTTTGATCGACGTCGAATGGGACACGGACCAGAAGCACAACTTCAACGTGGAAATCGAGATCACGGGCAACGACCGCAGCGGCCTTTTGAACGACGTGCTGCAAGTCGTAGCCGAGACGAAGACGAATATTGCCGCGGTCAGCGGCAAAGCAGATAAAAATCGGGTGGCGACGATCCATATGACCATCTCGATCAGCAATGTGGATCATCTCTTGAAGGTTGTGGAACGAATCAAGCGCATTAAAGATATTTATTCGGTTCGCCGCATTTTGAGCACCTGA
- a CDS encoding short-chain dehydrogenase — protein MAREALVIGASGMLAEVARWLAKEGWQVTVVGRDRQKLEQVRNGALNPGSVHLLALDYGQTETLRAAMAELVASRGPMELVVAWIHQTAPDALATVLAELSRPKQPFRLYHVCGSRAWKNPPAVHVPTTCAYQRVILGFVCEGEDARWLTNAEIANGVIRAIGEKAAQTIVGQVEPWERRPTY, from the coding sequence ATGGCGCGGGAAGCATTGGTAATCGGAGCGAGCGGGATGCTGGCAGAGGTGGCGCGCTGGCTCGCAAAAGAAGGCTGGCAAGTAACAGTGGTGGGACGAGATCGCCAAAAGCTCGAACAGGTAAGAAACGGGGCTTTGAACCCTGGCTCTGTTCATCTGCTCGCGCTCGATTACGGGCAGACGGAGACGCTGCGCGCCGCCATGGCAGAGCTGGTGGCGAGCCGAGGGCCGATGGAGCTGGTCGTGGCCTGGATTCATCAAACGGCGCCAGATGCGCTTGCGACCGTATTGGCAGAGCTGTCCCGCCCCAAGCAGCCGTTTCGGCTGTACCACGTCTGCGGCAGTCGCGCCTGGAAAAATCCTCCGGCTGTCCATGTGCCGACGACGTGCGCGTACCAGCGTGTCATTCTCGGCTTCGTGTGCGAAGGGGAAGATGCGCGCTGGCTGACCAACGCGGAAATTGCCAATGGCGTCATCCGGGCAATCGGGGAAAAAGCAGCGCAGACGATCGTCGGCCAGGTCGAGCCGTGGGAGAGGCGCCCAACCTACTGA
- the recJ gene encoding single-stranded-DNA-specific exonuclease RecJ, with translation MLKAKTRWKLATYDEQIAASIAEECQLTPLVSKLLVIRGIDTAQKARDFLQAGPELFHDPFLLDGMEQSVHRIQQAIERQEPICIYGDYDADGVSSTSLMVHLLRQLGAVFDYYIPNRFTEGYGLHKDALAHLHKSGYKLIITVDTGISAVEQVAYATQLGLDVIVTDHHEPPAVIPEAFAVINPKKPGCTYPFDMLAGVGVAFKLGHALLKEPPLHLADLAALGTIADLVPLVDENRILARVGLKRLNQTRNIGLQALIRVCGLADSELSAGHVGFALGPRLNASGRLETAESAVKLLTTEDQAEAEQCAQALDDLNRERQELVAAMTEEAVQMVRELYPPEENNVLVLAKEGWNVGVVGIVASRLVELFYRPTIVLGIDPEKGTAKGSARSIAGFDMYEGLTACKEWLPHFGGHTMAAGMTLPVENLDLLRNRLNELAGQWLTKEDFIPLTKVDVAMSMEEISLEAAEQLERLAPYGMGNPTPLVMLEEVETQGMRTIGRDDNHLKCTLVRSGQALDAIGFNWAHVTKKVTPKARFQVLGELSVNEWNGNRKPQLTIRDLSVNHQQVFDWRGSRDKVEKWKQLAAESETVTIVFRTESYEQLAQKTAEAQLSSLLLLGPSAKLEHEGPKQTIILYDLPKRRADLHAISAMLQQAERIYCLFGDPDLGMERLSCPSREHFKQLYQFFVQVPVVKRIHLDALARKLQWKRNLLDGMLAIFVELQFVSEDAEQYRLQQTVEKRPLESSVIYSEWKEEAQLATDLLLSSSESLIQTFQQLVTPVTV, from the coding sequence ATGCTGAAAGCGAAAACACGCTGGAAACTGGCCACCTACGATGAACAGATTGCGGCCAGTATAGCTGAGGAGTGCCAGCTAACTCCGCTCGTGTCCAAGCTGCTGGTGATTCGCGGCATCGACACAGCGCAGAAGGCCCGTGATTTTTTGCAAGCTGGCCCGGAATTGTTTCATGACCCTTTTTTGCTGGATGGAATGGAACAGAGCGTGCATCGCATTCAACAAGCCATAGAGAGGCAAGAGCCGATCTGCATTTACGGCGACTATGACGCGGACGGGGTCAGTTCCACATCGTTAATGGTACATCTGCTGCGCCAACTCGGCGCTGTTTTTGACTACTACATTCCCAACCGTTTTACCGAAGGGTATGGGTTACATAAAGACGCCTTGGCGCATCTGCATAAAAGCGGTTACAAGCTGATTATTACCGTCGACACAGGAATCAGTGCAGTAGAGCAGGTAGCGTATGCCACACAGTTAGGTCTTGACGTCATTGTAACCGACCACCACGAACCTCCGGCTGTCATCCCGGAGGCATTTGCTGTGATTAACCCGAAAAAGCCGGGCTGTACGTACCCGTTTGACATGCTCGCGGGAGTCGGGGTCGCCTTCAAGCTGGGGCATGCCTTGCTGAAGGAGCCTCCTTTGCACTTGGCCGACCTGGCTGCACTCGGGACGATCGCCGACTTGGTGCCATTGGTCGATGAAAACCGGATTCTCGCCAGGGTAGGACTGAAGCGGCTGAACCAGACGCGCAATATCGGCTTGCAGGCGCTCATCCGCGTGTGCGGGCTGGCTGACAGCGAGCTGTCGGCAGGCCATGTCGGATTTGCCCTCGGACCGCGGCTGAATGCGAGCGGACGGCTGGAGACGGCAGAGTCCGCCGTCAAGCTGCTGACGACCGAGGATCAGGCCGAAGCCGAGCAGTGTGCGCAAGCTTTGGACGACCTGAATCGCGAGCGCCAGGAACTGGTGGCGGCGATGACGGAAGAAGCCGTACAGATGGTGAGAGAGCTGTACCCACCGGAAGAAAACAACGTCCTCGTGCTGGCCAAGGAAGGCTGGAACGTCGGCGTCGTGGGAATTGTGGCGTCTCGGCTGGTCGAGCTGTTTTACCGTCCGACCATCGTGCTCGGCATCGACCCGGAAAAAGGCACGGCCAAAGGCTCGGCGCGAAGCATTGCCGGCTTTGACATGTACGAAGGGCTGACCGCGTGCAAGGAATGGCTCCCGCATTTTGGCGGACATACCATGGCGGCAGGGATGACCTTGCCTGTGGAAAATCTCGACCTGCTGCGCAACAGGCTGAACGAACTGGCAGGCCAGTGGCTGACGAAAGAAGACTTTATCCCGCTGACCAAGGTCGATGTGGCGATGAGCATGGAAGAGATCAGCCTGGAGGCAGCGGAGCAGTTGGAGCGGCTAGCTCCGTACGGAATGGGCAACCCGACTCCGCTCGTCATGCTGGAGGAAGTGGAAACCCAGGGAATGCGCACGATCGGGCGCGACGACAATCATTTGAAATGCACACTCGTCAGGTCAGGCCAAGCGTTGGATGCCATCGGCTTCAACTGGGCGCACGTGACGAAAAAGGTGACCCCGAAAGCGCGCTTTCAGGTGCTGGGCGAGCTGTCGGTCAATGAATGGAACGGCAACCGCAAGCCACAGTTGACCATTCGCGATTTGTCGGTCAATCACCAGCAAGTTTTTGATTGGCGGGGAAGTCGTGATAAAGTAGAAAAATGGAAGCAGCTTGCAGCGGAGTCAGAAACGGTGACGATCGTATTTCGCACGGAAAGCTACGAGCAGTTGGCGCAGAAGACGGCAGAAGCGCAGTTGTCGTCGCTGCTGTTGCTCGGGCCATCCGCAAAGCTCGAACACGAAGGGCCGAAGCAGACGATCATCCTCTACGATCTACCCAAGCGCCGGGCGGATTTGCATGCGATCAGTGCCATGCTGCAACAGGCCGAGCGCATCTACTGCCTGTTCGGCGACCCGGATTTGGGGATGGAGCGGCTTTCCTGTCCGAGCCGGGAGCACTTCAAGCAATTGTACCAGTTTTTTGTGCAGGTGCCAGTTGTCAAGCGCATTCATCTCGACGCGCTGGCCCGCAAGCTGCAATGGAAAAGGAACTTGCTGGACGGGATGCTCGCCATTTTTGTCGAGCTGCAGTTTGTCAGCGAGGACGCAGAACAGTACCGCTTGCAGCAGACGGTAGAGAAAAGGCCGCTGGAAAGCTCGGTTATTTATTCGGAGTGGAAGGAAGAGGCACAGCTTGCCACGGATTTGCTGCTTTCTTCTTCGGAATCATTGATTCAAACGTTTCAACAGTTGGTGACACCTGTCACCGTATAG
- the dtd gene encoding D-aminoacyl-tRNA deacylase produces the protein MRVVVQRTKEASVTVAGEVVGQIEHGLLLLVGITHEDSEKEVEFVADKIAHLRIFEDEEGKMNVSVLETGGQILSVSQFTLYGDCRKGRRPNFMAAARPEQAEPLYELFNAKLREKGLVVETGRFGAMMDVRLQNDGPVTLIVEA, from the coding sequence GTGAGAGTAGTTGTGCAGAGAACGAAGGAAGCGAGTGTGACCGTTGCCGGCGAGGTGGTCGGGCAAATCGAGCACGGGCTGCTGTTGTTGGTAGGCATCACCCATGAGGACAGCGAAAAAGAGGTGGAGTTCGTCGCGGACAAAATCGCCCATTTGCGCATTTTCGAAGACGAAGAAGGCAAAATGAACGTTTCCGTGCTGGAGACGGGCGGGCAGATTTTGTCCGTGTCCCAGTTTACGCTGTACGGGGACTGTCGCAAGGGAAGGCGGCCAAACTTCATGGCGGCGGCTCGCCCGGAGCAGGCAGAACCGCTGTACGAGCTGTTCAATGCCAAGCTGCGGGAAAAAGGTCTGGTCGTGGAGACGGGGCGCTTTGGCGCGATGATGGACGTGCGTCTGCAGAACGACGGGCCAGTCACCTTGATTGTGGAAGCGTAA
- a CDS encoding adenine phosphoribosyltransferase, giving the protein MDYKQYIRVIPDFPQPGIRFKDITTLLKDGSAYRAAIQDLAEFAREVQADVIAGPEARGFVVGAPLSYELGIGFVPIRKSGKLPYESIKADYDLEYGKDALAVHVDAVTPGQRVLIADDLLATGGTIETTINLIEQLGGKVVGAAFFIELSYLEGRKKIGDVPIKSLVQY; this is encoded by the coding sequence ATGGATTACAAACAATACATTCGCGTCATTCCGGACTTCCCGCAACCGGGGATTCGTTTCAAAGATATCACCACGCTGCTGAAAGACGGCTCCGCCTACCGCGCTGCGATTCAGGATCTCGCTGAATTCGCCCGCGAAGTGCAGGCAGACGTCATCGCAGGTCCGGAAGCACGCGGGTTTGTTGTGGGGGCTCCTCTGTCTTACGAGCTCGGAATCGGCTTTGTGCCGATCCGCAAATCCGGCAAGCTGCCTTACGAGTCGATCAAAGCGGACTACGACCTTGAGTACGGCAAAGACGCGCTCGCGGTACACGTAGATGCGGTTACGCCTGGGCAACGCGTTCTGATTGCAGACGACCTGTTGGCAACCGGGGGAACGATCGAAACGACGATCAACCTGATTGAACAGTTGGGCGGAAAAGTGGTAGGCGCTGCTTTCTTCATCGAGCTGTCCTACCTGGAAGGCCGCAAAAAAATCGGCGACGTGCCGATCAAATCTTTGGTGCAATATTAA
- a CDS encoding cation diffusion facilitator family transporter has product MGDDRLAKAQFGAWVGIVGNLALAGVKLAIGLAAKSQALIADSVHSASDVVGSVAVLIGLRAAERPPDADHPYGHGKAESIAAIIVSVLLAIVGFEIAMSSLKAFFAPLEAPGLLAVWAAIGSMIVKEWMFRYKYKLGKKLNSQSLIANAWEHRSDVYSSFAALVGIGGAIAGEWLGVAWMLYLDPAAGIFVSALVLKMAYSIMMESIHSTLDHVLHEEDTQKLRQAIEQVEGVLRIDSLRAREHGHYQIVDVKISVDPSITVLAGHQIGKRVKHTLLETFAEVRDVFVHVNPYDPAPRQKP; this is encoded by the coding sequence ATGGGTGATGATCGGCTGGCAAAAGCCCAGTTTGGCGCGTGGGTAGGCATTGTGGGCAATCTCGCGCTGGCAGGAGTGAAGCTCGCGATCGGGCTTGCGGCAAAATCGCAGGCGCTGATCGCAGACTCCGTCCACTCGGCGTCCGATGTTGTCGGATCGGTGGCTGTTCTGATCGGTCTGCGAGCGGCAGAGCGTCCGCCTGACGCCGATCATCCGTATGGACACGGGAAAGCGGAGTCGATCGCAGCGATTATCGTCTCGGTGTTGCTGGCGATTGTCGGCTTTGAAATTGCGATGTCGTCGCTCAAGGCGTTTTTCGCTCCGCTGGAAGCTCCCGGCTTGCTGGCTGTCTGGGCCGCCATCGGCTCGATGATCGTCAAGGAGTGGATGTTCCGCTACAAGTACAAGCTCGGCAAAAAGCTGAACAGCCAGTCGCTGATTGCCAACGCCTGGGAGCATCGCTCGGACGTCTATTCGTCTTTTGCGGCGCTGGTGGGAATCGGCGGCGCGATTGCCGGGGAGTGGCTGGGAGTAGCGTGGATGCTGTACCTGGACCCGGCTGCCGGAATTTTCGTTTCTGCCCTCGTGCTGAAGATGGCGTACAGCATCATGATGGAATCCATTCACAGCACGCTCGACCACGTTTTGCACGAAGAGGATACGCAAAAGCTACGCCAGGCGATCGAACAGGTCGAAGGCGTGCTGCGGATTGATTCGTTGCGAGCGAGAGAGCACGGGCACTACCAGATTGTCGATGTAAAAATCAGCGTAGACCCGTCGATTACTGTGCTTGCGGGGCATCAAATCGGCAAGCGTGTCAAGCATACGCTGCTGGAAACATTCGCAGAAGTCCGCGACGTTTTTGTCCATGTCAACCCATACGATCCCGCTCCCCGGCAAAAACCGTAA
- the secF gene encoding protein translocase subunit SecF yields the protein MSFDREHTVVRFDIVKNRRKFFIFSSAIIVIGFLFMLFQGLHLGVDFKAGTRLDIYVGKEFNPTDVEAVLKQEIPDVSFSKVTPYGTNQAYTRFDQTISSDTLMKVEEALKKKFGDQVTKQVSSVDPSIAQEMVKKAAIAVAIASLGIVVYIAIRFQLLFGIACVVGLLHDVIIPIALFSVFDLEVDITFIAALLTILGYSINDKIVIFDRIRENLRTMKSKTIPDLEHLVNVSLWQTMRRSVYTVATVFFTALAIAVLGSESIRNFSLALLFGLVSGTYSSIFIAAQVWVNLKERNMRKKKEA from the coding sequence GTGAGCTTTGATCGTGAACACACTGTCGTTCGATTTGACATCGTAAAGAATCGCCGGAAGTTTTTCATTTTCTCTTCCGCGATTATCGTCATCGGTTTTTTGTTTATGCTGTTCCAGGGGCTGCACCTTGGCGTTGACTTCAAGGCGGGGACCCGTCTGGACATTTACGTAGGAAAAGAGTTCAACCCGACTGACGTCGAAGCGGTGTTGAAGCAGGAGATTCCGGACGTATCCTTTTCCAAGGTGACGCCGTACGGAACGAATCAGGCGTACACCCGCTTCGATCAAACGATTTCCTCTGACACACTGATGAAGGTAGAAGAGGCGTTGAAGAAAAAATTCGGCGATCAGGTAACGAAGCAAGTATCGTCCGTTGACCCGAGTATCGCCCAGGAAATGGTGAAAAAGGCAGCGATTGCGGTAGCGATTGCCTCGCTCGGGATCGTCGTTTACATCGCGATTCGCTTCCAGTTGCTGTTCGGGATTGCCTGCGTCGTCGGGCTTTTGCATGACGTGATTATTCCGATCGCGCTGTTCTCCGTGTTCGATCTGGAGGTAGACATTACCTTCATCGCCGCGCTGTTGACGATTCTCGGTTACTCGATCAACGACAAAATCGTTATTTTTGACCGTATCCGGGAGAACTTGCGCACCATGAAGTCCAAAACGATTCCGGATTTGGAGCATCTGGTGAACGTGTCTCTCTGGCAAACGATGCGCCGTTCCGTCTACACCGTAGCGACCGTGTTCTTTACCGCTCTTGCTATCGCGGTACTCGGCAGCGAAAGCATTCGCAACTTCTCGCTGGCGCTTTTGTTCGGTCTGGTGAGCGGTACGTACTCCTCGATCTTTATTGCTGCTCAAGTTTGGGTAAACTTGAAGGAGCGGAATATGAGAAAGAAAAAAGAAGCGTAA
- a CDS encoding SH3 domain-containing protein, whose product MSTVSVRQKIVRSLLTIVCAISLPVSSAWAAGSVQVTVDKLNVRSGPSLQDAVVTTLPNKTVLPVISTKNDWVQVKLPNGQSGWVANWLVSAQQQPAPAAAKTVESTTTNLNVRSGPSQTHPVIQTINPGTRYPIVQKNGDWIMIQLSGGKTGWVAAWLVKDSSSASTGSTPGAGTAGTPPTGQAGGNPPSTAGGAVIPKPSAVQGASLTLEFAPYVYPTPDASTPAIGQLHAGETITVLTQQNGWIQFPYDGVNAWISTNSNAPAQDTTTAPSTDTGGAGNTSTPAQPSTPATPAEQTATVQTDGLNLRSESNTSSAILATLPIGSKLKVLEKQGDWYRVQTSAGKTGWVAGWLVTVSGANTPTPSGPYVTIINANTNVRSGPGTEHSVLRQVQTGEKYSIENREGDWFKVTLSDGTTGYVAGWLVAASGAPAVIRSQALAGKLIVVDPGHGGNDNGATGSSFSTLEKTVNLQVSLLLRNKLEAAGAKVIMTRADDRKLTLQQRVDVAVQNKADIFVSIHHNTHPNTATNGSIVFFYHQGNSSKLASLVQNELVKATNYKDLQSRFGDYFVLRENSVPSILAEIGFLSNYNDEIRVRSEKQQDLAAEGLFKGIVQYFNSLHPQGG is encoded by the coding sequence ATGTCTACCGTGTCTGTACGTCAAAAAATCGTGAGGTCGCTACTGACTATCGTCTGCGCCATCTCCCTCCCCGTTTCGTCAGCCTGGGCTGCCGGTTCTGTTCAGGTCACCGTGGACAAGCTCAATGTCCGCTCCGGCCCGAGCCTTCAGGACGCCGTCGTCACCACACTGCCGAACAAGACGGTGCTGCCTGTCATCTCCACCAAAAACGACTGGGTGCAGGTCAAGCTGCCCAATGGGCAAAGCGGCTGGGTAGCCAACTGGCTCGTCTCGGCACAGCAGCAGCCCGCGCCCGCTGCGGCAAAGACTGTCGAGAGCACGACGACCAACCTCAACGTGCGCTCCGGTCCCAGCCAGACTCATCCGGTCATCCAGACGATCAACCCCGGGACGCGCTACCCGATCGTGCAAAAAAACGGCGATTGGATCATGATTCAGCTCAGCGGCGGCAAAACAGGCTGGGTAGCCGCCTGGCTCGTCAAAGACAGCTCGTCTGCCTCGACAGGCTCCACGCCAGGCGCTGGAACAGCCGGAACGCCGCCAACCGGACAGGCAGGCGGCAATCCGCCGAGCACTGCCGGAGGCGCTGTCATACCGAAGCCGTCCGCCGTTCAGGGGGCCAGCCTGACGCTGGAGTTCGCCCCTTATGTGTACCCTACACCGGATGCGAGCACGCCGGCGATCGGACAACTGCACGCGGGCGAGACGATTACCGTGCTGACGCAGCAAAACGGCTGGATTCAGTTCCCCTACGACGGGGTGAACGCCTGGATTTCCACGAACAGCAACGCACCTGCCCAAGACACCACCACGGCGCCAAGCACAGATACAGGTGGTGCAGGCAATACGAGCACGCCCGCTCAGCCGAGCACGCCTGCCACACCCGCTGAGCAGACAGCGACGGTGCAAACAGACGGGCTGAATTTGCGCAGCGAGTCCAATACGTCCAGCGCGATTCTCGCCACGCTGCCCATCGGCAGCAAGCTGAAGGTGCTGGAAAAGCAAGGCGATTGGTACCGCGTGCAAACTTCTGCCGGAAAAACGGGCTGGGTAGCAGGCTGGCTCGTCACCGTCTCGGGAGCAAACACGCCTACGCCAAGCGGCCCATACGTCACGATCATCAATGCCAATACGAATGTCCGCTCCGGTCCCGGCACCGAACATAGCGTGCTGCGGCAAGTACAGACAGGCGAGAAATACAGCATCGAAAACAGAGAGGGCGACTGGTTCAAAGTCACGCTCAGCGATGGCACGACAGGCTATGTGGCCGGCTGGCTCGTAGCGGCGAGCGGAGCGCCTGCTGTCATTCGCAGCCAGGCGCTCGCCGGAAAACTGATCGTCGTCGACCCCGGACACGGCGGAAACGACAACGGCGCGACCGGCTCCAGCTTTTCCACCCTGGAGAAAACCGTCAACCTGCAAGTCTCCTTGCTCCTGCGCAACAAGCTGGAAGCGGCCGGAGCCAAAGTCATCATGACGCGGGCGGACGACCGCAAACTCACCTTGCAGCAGCGCGTGGACGTGGCCGTGCAGAACAAAGCCGACATTTTTGTCAGCATTCACCACAATACGCATCCAAACACGGCGACCAACGGCTCCATCGTGTTTTTCTACCATCAAGGCAATTCCAGCAAGCTCGCTTCGCTGGTGCAAAACGAGCTGGTGAAGGCGACGAACTACAAAGACTTGCAGTCCCGCTTCGGCGACTACTTCGTCCTGCGGGAAAATTCCGTTCCCTCCATCCTGGCCGAGATCGGGTTCCTCTCCAACTACAACGACGAGATTCGCGTCCGCTCGGAGAAGCAGCAGGATCTGGCGGCAGAGGGCCTGTTCAAAGGGATTGTCCAATATTTCAACTCGTTGCACCCGCAGGGCGGTTGA